The sequence below is a genomic window from Nitrospirota bacterium.
CGATGTAACTGGGGTCCCTATCGACTGGCAGGTGCATGAGGCAGGTAGTGAGGCGTTTAAGAGGCATGGCACAGCCCTTCCCGAATCCGTTATAGCTTCCATCAGGGAAAACAAGGTTGCCCTCAAAGGGCCTGTTACAACGCCAGTGGGAAAAGGCTTTAGAAGCATTAATGTTACCCTGAGGCAGACACTTGACCTTTACTCCTGCCTAAGACCTTGCAGGAGCTTTAAGGGAGCAAAAACGCGGTATGAAAATATAGACCTCGTAATCGTAAGGGAAAACACAGAAGACCTTTATGCAGGCATAGAGTTTGAAAAAGGCTCAAGCAACGCTTTAAACCTTATAGAATTTATAGAAGAGTGGACAGGTAAAAAGATAAGGGAGGACTCTGGAATAAGCATAAAGCCAATCTCGGTCTATGGCACAGAGAGAATCGTGAGGTTTGCATTCGAATATGCAAGGAAAAACAAAAGGAAAAAGGTAACTGCCGTTCACAAGGCAAATATAATGAAATACTCGGATGGTCTTTTCCTCGAGGTCTCAAGAGAAGTGGCAAAGAGATATACGGATATAGAGTTCGAAGACAGGATTGTAGATAACATGTGCATGCAGTTGGTTTCTAAGCCTGAGCTTTACGATGTCTTAGTGCTTCCCAATCTTTATGGAGACATCGTCTCTGACCTTGCCGCAGGGCTTATTGGAGGACTTGGGCTTGCCCCGGGTGCAAATATCGGTGATGACATAGCAGTATTCGAGCCAACACACGGAAGTGCGCCAAAATATAAGGGCTTGAACAAGATGAATCCATTTGCTATGATGCTATCAGGAGCTATGATGTTAAAACACATTGGTGAAAGAGATTCGGGAGAAAGGCTTGAGTCTGCCATTGCATCGGTTATCAGAGAGGGCAGGTCCCTTACATATGACATGTTGCCCACACCAGATGACCCAACTGCAGTAGGCACATCCGATGTGGCAGATGCAGTTATAGAGAAATTAAAAAGCTGATATGGAGCCGCCCAGTTTAATAAACCTTTTGATTATTATTTTGTCCCTTCTGGCAATTGCTATACTTTCAAGTGCAGAGGCATCCATTATTGCCTTTAACAAGCTCAGGCTTAGAAGCCTCATAGAAAAAGGCAGTAGCAGTGCAAAGGCACTTGAGAGAATCCTCGAAAGGCACGACAAGCTCTTTAGTGCAGTCATACTTTCTGGAAACCTCTTTACGATCCTTGCCACATCCATAGGCACTGCAATGGCAGTAAACATGCTCGGAAAAGACTATGGCATAGTGACTGCAACCGCGATTCTGACCTTTCTTACAGTTGTATTCGGAGAGCTTGCGCCAAAGACATTTGCTGTTACCCATTCAGAGAAGGTAGCCCTCAGCTTTGCAAAGCCCCTTGAGCTTTATATTAAATTAATATCTCCCCTTATATGGATATTTAATGCCTCTTCAAACCTTCTCCTTAAGGTCTGCAAGGTGAAGGAAAGGCCATTTGCACCATCCATTACAGAGGAGGAGATTAAGACGATTCTTAAGATAGGAAAGGAAGAAGGTGCCATAGAGGAAGAGGAAAGAAAGATGCTTCACCGAGTATTCGAATTCGGAGACAAGATGGCATCCGAGGTCATGGTCCCAAGAACAGAGATAATCGCTATTTCCGAGCATGCAACTGCAAAGGA
It includes:
- a CDS encoding isocitrate/isopropylmalate dehydrogenase family protein produces the protein MYKITLIPGDGVGPEITNATRRVLDVTGVPIDWQVHEAGSEAFKRHGTALPESVIASIRENKVALKGPVTTPVGKGFRSINVTLRQTLDLYSCLRPCRSFKGAKTRYENIDLVIVRENTEDLYAGIEFEKGSSNALNLIEFIEEWTGKKIREDSGISIKPISVYGTERIVRFAFEYARKNKRKKVTAVHKANIMKYSDGLFLEVSREVAKRYTDIEFEDRIVDNMCMQLVSKPELYDVLVLPNLYGDIVSDLAAGLIGGLGLAPGANIGDDIAVFEPTHGSAPKYKGLNKMNPFAMMLSGAMMLKHIGERDSGERLESAIASVIREGRSLTYDMLPTPDDPTAVGTSDVADAVIEKLKS
- a CDS encoding HlyC/CorC family transporter, with protein sequence MEPPSLINLLIIILSLLAIAILSSAEASIIAFNKLRLRSLIEKGSSSAKALERILERHDKLFSAVILSGNLFTILATSIGTAMAVNMLGKDYGIVTATAILTFLTVVFGELAPKTFAVTHSEKVALSFAKPLELYIKLISPLIWIFNASSNLLLKVCKVKERPFAPSITEEEIKTILKIGKEEGAIEEEERKMLHRVFEFGDKMASEVMVPRTEIIAISEHATAKDALQLVSEQGYSRYPVIKDTIDNITGILYVKDILIKMSEAEINGMLITDLMREAYYIPENKMVSELLDEMQKKKFQIAIVVDEYGGTAGLITLEDIIEEIVGGLQDEFEALEAVKDIEIIDERTFIVTGQTSLDEVNELVGAELKSEEFHTIGGFVFGLFGRLPHVGEQVRFHNLRFLILDMEDKKIAKLRITRL